The genomic DNA cccctccatggcctctgcatcggctcctgcctccaggtcccggCCCTGGCTTCTCTGGATGACAGACTGTAAGCCGTAAaatgaagtaaaccctttcttcctcaagttgcttttggtcactgtgttttatcacagcaatagaaactctattAACAGGGTGTAAGACTGATGTAATGACAGTTCAACATTGCTAAAACAGACATAAAACACAGTCCATGTTCGTGGACTAGAAAAACCGAGTATCAATCTGTTCGTATCACCCAAATGGATTTACAGATTTGGTACAACTTCCACCAAAATCCCAACGATATCTTTTGCAGTAATGGAAAAAATTCACATAATTTCAGGGGAACTCAAtcataaaaaggaagaataaagctGAAGAACTTATACTCTGATTTTATAACTTTGTTAAATGTTTCTTTACTGTGTATGGACATCTTTCCTatacaccgtgtgtgtgtgtgtgtgtgtgtgtgtgtgtgtagctacagctggttgtgagccatcatgtgggtgctggggaattaagcctgggtcctctacaagaacagtaagTACGTTTATCCCTTGAGCCTGCAAAGCTTCAGAGGCCAAAACACAGTGGTCCCGTCATGAAGACAGCTCTAGTGACTGATGGAAGTGTGCAGAGAGCCCAAACACCTTTGGGTATGAGgccacatgatttttgacaaaggtagCAAGACCATTCAATGGGGAAAGGGACAGCCTTCAACAATAAGCACTGGGAAAAATTGCATATCAATATGCAGATGAGATTAGAGCCCTTTATTTCATAGCAGATATAAAATTAGCTCAGCTTCAAAGGGTAAACTCAGATGACTGAGAACCAAGCACTAGTCAGCCCAGGCAGGGCTCTTTTACAGACTGCACAGGCAGCCAGAGCCCTACTCTGGCATGTCCAAAGCATCTGAGTTCACTTCAGCATCGTATGTCTAAACAGAAACTACAGGACATTTTTAGGAACATCACTGTCCACTAGAAAGAGAATCATCTGTTAccagaggaagccagtaagcactgGTGTAAGGTTGCCCTAACGTAAAGTATCTGTACTCAGATGAAAACTGTGGATGAAGGTCCAGACTAAACCTCAGGCTTTAACACCCACCTTCAGGGAGAcctgcaggagcaggaggctgtaTTTGTCTTGTGGCATGTGTGTCCTTGGCCAGCTgttccttatttttaattaagttgcATTAGACCCATAGTTTTCATACtatcctgttttctcatctcaAGGAGCATATAAAGCGGTTTGTGCCCATGGTCTCAGCTTATTATTAGTCATAAAACTATCAATTAGAACCTCATTCTATTCCAGTCTCCTAAGACTGACCCTGTAAATCGGTCCTCTACCCAGTCCCCTTCTCTGGGCTGTCCAGACACCCTCTCCTAGCCTTTCCACCCAGGATTAGGTTTCCCAAGCAAGCAGTTAGCAGCCTCTAAACAGCCTGTACCTCTTTAAAGAAGCCACACACACcgagcccctgctcccctccctccagctAACAGGCCATGAAAAGCTCACCATTGCCCACCAGCCTCAGAAACAGCTGGCATTCACAgagcttggctgtcctgtgctggATGCTTTGAGCCATCCTCAAGTCTCTACACCTACACTGCGTCCCATTCAGTCAACCCCAAGGAATCCCTGCCTAAAAGCTAAGAGAGTGGCTCAGCCGGTGAAGTGCTCACTGCAAgaatgaagacctgggttcagaccctcagcacccacaaagccaggcatggcggcttCAGTCTCTGTGCAGGAGGGGCAGACGGTGGATCCCTGCAGCTTGCCTGCCTACCAGTCTAGCAAAATTGAATTCCAAGTTCATGAAACGAGGTGGAGAGCAACTAAGGGGGAGATCTAAGATCACCCTCTGGCCTCTTCCACACATGGCCGTGTgcttgcacactcacacacactcgcGCCCATATAAAGCCACCTCATCAGCAGAATGTACACAGAACAGAGCTAAGGTTCTAGAAAAATCTACcaaagaacagacagaaaagagctCTGCCTCTTCTGCCTTTATTGTAGGGAGAAAGgcagtaaaagaataaaatttaaaatgcaatcacattgtacaaataatatatttatttccaaatCCCAAGTGATAACGAAATTACAAGTGTCACTGCCTCTACCTTGCTTCTTTACACAAGATTAAAAAGCGTCAGTCACAGCAAGTCACTCATGTGCTAAGCACCCTGGGGACAGGTTGTGTGGGTGTGATGGTCCAGCCACCCCTGCTGCCAGGCAGGCTTCTTTTCTTATTCACTCTGCCCTCTGTTCCTGCCAGGCCCTACTTCAGGAGTGCACTTCCTGTGGCCCAGCCTGGatgaacacacagaggaaagcctTTGTCCAGGGCTTTAGGGCAAGCTGGCTGCGTCCTCTCCTGGGCAGCCTCAGCTCACAGTCCAAAGCGAGCTGGTGTGCGACGAGGTGTCATAGGCTCCCCCTGCTCTTTCCGCCCTGGAGTGTAGATCTTTGTGGACCTGGACACACAGAAAAAGGAGGTAAGAAACAACGCTTCTCCCAGAGCAGGGCCCAACAGGCCCCAAGGGCTCGAGGTTTGGCTCTTTCTGACCCACTGCACAGCAGCCTCCAGGCTCCAGGACCTCAGCCACAGCACACCAGCTCCCCTGTTTCCCCATCTCCACTGAGGAGACCAGGAAAGGCAGTCATTCCACTCTGACATCTATTAAGGAACGTTAGCAATGGATTTTTTAACCAACTCCATTTGTGGCCCTAGCTGAGCAGGTCACACTCCAACTGTGTGACGAAGCACTGCACTAGACTCTGTCCCAGTTCGAGTTCCTAGGGCCTCTCTGCTACTCCCAATAGTTCATGTTCGCCTTGAGTGAGATGGATCTGGCTGGCCCAGCCAAAACGACCAGCCATGTGCTGGGAGATGGGGCTCTGAGCCATGTGGTATCAACAGCCAAACCCATGAAGGGCAGGGCCAGGGAGAGGACCAGAGGCTGAGCTCAACACCAAGGCAATGATTCAGTCATCCACACCAGCGTCTATGACATTTAACTCAGTTAAAAGCTATGATCATCAAAGCTTACTAACTGTGTGTGATTGGCAAAACCTATGAGTAATACTGTCACAAGTCAGTGTGCCCAAGGACAAATGAGCCTTCACATTAGGATCTGCTCACCCTTCTACACACCTTTCCCTTGGGCTAACTCCACTTCTTTTTCAGTAATATAAAAACTATTAACTGAACTGTGTCCTGGGTTCCTGAAACATACCAGAAACCGGAGCAAGTCTGTGGGAATCCCCAAATCTCAAGAATAATCTTGCTGTTGTATGAGACATGATGACAGTCCCACAGAGGACTGGAGGACTGTGCCCTAGTTGTCACATTGGACCTGACTCCATGCATTACACCAGAACAGGTACAGACGCCCAAGGCCCTCTTCtatctggtatttttttttccaaccccCTTGCCTAACAATGAAGCTGTAAGACCCAGGCCAAGACTCCAGCCCACTTCAGGCCTGAACCGACAGGATGATGACCAAGAACTGCAGTGGACATCTGCACCTCCAGGTTGTCCAACTACCACCCACGTGGGACCACACCGGACAAAGCCATCTCCGCACCAGTTTCCCCAACCTAGCACCTGCCTGGCCCTGGGTGCATCCCCACGACCTCACCTGACACTGCCCAGTGGGCTGCGCTTCTCCTGCTCCTGCCGCCGAGCGCGCAGCTGCTCCTCGGCCAAggccatctcctcctccatggcAGATGCCTCTTCTTTAGCCCTTCGACGATTCTCCTAGAGAAAGGCAAATGGGCTGCAGAGGCTGCATCTATGCCTGGGGCCAGCTCTAAGAACCCAGCACCAAGGGCACCTTAGACACTGGATAATTTAGTCTAAGCCAGTCAGCCCTCCGCactctgcatgtctgtgtgtgtgtacacatgtgcacgcgtgtgtggGTGGCTGGGGGGAGGGTGGTAGCAGTTGCTTCTTTTCCACCTTACTCCCCTGGACCTGAGCTCACCTAGGCCCAccctcagctaggctggctgtggAGCTTCCAGGACCCACCTGtcttacagacacacatggcCACTCCCAGCTGttcctatgtgggtgctgaggatcagaACTTCAGTCATCGGGCTTACACAGCACACACtgttaccctctgagccatctccctaaccttAAGAATTGTCAAGGCAACCCCAAATCAaggcttcccttttcctcctggccATGCTGGAGACTGAGGGCATGCTAGTGGTTTAGAACTGAACCACAACCACAGCCCAGGGCATACGGTCCTCTAACCAAGTTAACAACCATGACAGGAGGGACACAGAAATCACACTGCCATGTGACTGAAAGGAAGCTGTGTTTGTCCCAGTACGGAGAGAATTATGGGAAAAAGTGGGGATATAAAAGCAGAGGCACATTTTGCACCCCTAAATAACAGATTAAAGTAGACACCAAATCTGTGAGATGGAGTCATGGGTAGAGGAACCGGAAAGAGACAAGCTGACACCACCAGAACCATGAACGCATCTGAGCTTCATCAAAACTGTTGCCACATATGCACATCCTTGCAGCACAGCTGAACCAGAACCCAGCAGGCCTTTAGTTGCTGACGTATACATGACAGAGAGCAAGTTACCACCACTAAATGAAGTAATTGGCCAAATGCACAGTGAAACAGTCCATAGGACAGATGACAATTGCTCCAATAAATCAATGTcgtaaagagagaaaagagatccTGTCCCAGGACAAaggtgtgaacacacacagccaccactgCAGCATCCCATCCTGACTCAAGTAAATCCATCGTGAGACCTTATCTCTGAGATGAGGAAAACTACGGATCAAAACTGGAGACTTAAGTGACACTGGCCCAGAAGTCATGTTGCTGAAGTAGGTCCCTGAGGTCATCAGGTACTCAGGGTAAAATAACCACCTTGGGAGGCACACTGTTGTGTTCTGAGAGGACAAGGGATGAGTGGGAGTGGGTAAAACAAGACTGATGTCAACTGTGGAACATGCGAGATTTAGTTAATTGCAGTGGCTTCTTTATAGTACTGTCTAGTTCTACAAATGTTTGAAGTTTCAATTAAGTTTAAAGGGTAAAGAAGGCCCAGCCGGCCCACCAGCTGGAGGAGTGCAGGCCATCagacaggcaggctggcaggGCATGGCTGCCACAGATGGGGAGAAGTGAGGAGTCGATGAAGACGAGCTTTTTATGGCAGGCAGAAGTAAATCCCACAAGCAAGCAACATCTCCCTAGACAGAAAGGACCCTTACCTGCCGAGATTTGCCTGCCTGCTTCACACTGTAGAACATTGGGCCCAGCTCCGCCAGCCACTCTCCATCCACAGCGGTTACACACTGCATGTACTCCTATGGGCACAAAGGCAACAGATAGAGGTCACTGGGGAGTTATGACCCTCCCAGCATGACCACAGTGAGGAGCCACAGGAGAAGGTCCTACTGCTAGGCCTGTGAGGCTGGAAAATGCAAGGGACACTAGGGTTGCCATCCCTTCGCCATCCACATCCCATGTCTGAATGCCCTCAGCAGTCAACAAGAAAGCCCCACCATGCAAAAAGGCCTCTGATGGCACTAGCAGGGGCTGCTCTTgccagcaggcagcaggggcAATCCTCTGGCATGGTGAGGCTAACTTCATAATCGCCCCACCCAAACCCCAAGCTGAAAGCAGCCTCAAAGGCCCAGCGGAAAGAACAGGGGCCTCAAGTCTCCAGAGCTCTATACAAGGCACAGATGTGCAAAGGCCTGGCTCCAGCCATGGACCTCAATATGGGAAACTCCTTGGATGGACTCACCTTGGTGGTCATGACCAACTCGTGATACACAATGTAGTCGGGGGTGTAGCCCATTCCAAAGAGGGAGCTGGTGGGGTGTAAGTGGCAGGGCATCCCTGTGCGGATGTTCACATACTCCCCGATCCCCTAGAAAAGAAAATACGTGGCCACATCAACAACACTGTCTTGACACAGTTTAGGGGAAGCCCAAACCTACAAGCCTGCATGAGAAAGGATTCTGCCTTCACATAGGTGACAAGAAGAaaggagccagagctctgtggCTCCTGGACTCACCTTGAGCTTGGCTGCCTGGTGGAAATAGGCAGCACAGATACACTTTCTAACAATGTCCCAGTCAGTGCCACATGAGGCCAGGCTCATCCGCTGTTGCACCATGATATCCTTGAGCTGGGCCCGTACCTCCCGAACCTAAAGCAGGATACAGAAAAGACAGGATGgagccctccccgcccccacaccgCGCATCCTCCAGACTGTGCCCTCTGGAGCCCTCCTCTCTACCACACCACACATTCTCCAGACTGTGCCTTCTGgagccctccccgcccccacaccgCGCATCCTCCGACTGTGCCGTCTGGGCTGCCACCCACCTTGCGCATGGCTTTGGCATGGATGAAGTGGTCATTGCACCAGATGGTGGAGTAATTATTGTTCTTCCACTGCAGGTAGACATTCAGGTAGGTCAGATGATCACTTTCTGGAACAGCAAACTTCTCCCGGATTTGatcactctcctcctctctgccctaGGAAAAGAAACAGGGACCTTTAAAGACAGGCACGGAGAGACCAGATCCACAGGGCATATCCCAGGGATCCTCACACTACACCTGCCTAacaatacagaataaaaataattttaataaactaAACGTTAGGTCGCAGGCAGAGCCAAAGTACGAGATCAAAGATGGTCTTGCAAATTTCCAAAACACTAAGAGGCCCACTGACCTaaacctcccacctcccacaacCAGCCTATGAGAAGACAGCAAAGACAGAATCTCCATCACGTGCCCCTAACGCAGAGGACAGACCCACTCCCCTGCCAATGAGCCCAAAGCCCTCTGGGAAGAGTGAAGCCGGCGCTGCCTCCCACCTTGGGCCTGTAGAAGATGGCAGGCACCGAGAGCATGGACACGATGAGCAGGATCTCGGAGCTGCAGCCCATGTCACAGGACACGATGAGCATCTTGGAGAGAGCTGGGTCCAGTGGGAACTCCACCATCAGCCGCCCCGTGGAAGTGAGGCCACctaggaggggaggaaaaggccAGAAATGCAGTGAACAGTGCAGCGAGAAGGAAGGTGCCAGTCACTCGAGACCTCCGCAGCTCCTGGCACCTGTGTTATCCAGGGCTCCCAGGATCCAGAGCTGGTACATGGAGTTGAGCATGTTGTCCTCCGGGGGCGGGTCCATGAAGTGGAACTGCAGCAGGTCCTGCACCCCCAGGGACTTGAGCAGCAGTACCACGTTGGCAAGGTTGGTCCTCTGGATCTCGGGCACAGTGGTGGTCAGGAGCTCGTTCTTGTAAGCACTCTGTGTGTAGAGTCTGCCAGGGAGAAGCCAATGACTGGGCTGCACCTGCCCTGTGCTGGCTTGCCAGCCTCTCCCGTGGATTAGCTACTCAGGGCCCATGCAACAGAAAGTCAGCAGAAACCACTCGAGAGTCACACGGTATAAGCCTCAACAGCCAACACACCCTAGCAGCAGGGACCACCCCACAGACTTCTTTCCTCAGTCACCCACTTCTGTCTGCTCAACCCTTTTCTTCTAACCCTGGCTCTTCTGCTAGAATCTCCAATATGCCTGTGGAAGCAACTGGGTGCCTGAGACTAAAACTACAGCAAGGTTTAACTGTCTTAacatctgtatgtatgtgctgaACTTCTAATGAATGCATTCTTTTTTCATTataagaacaggaagaagaataATTGGGCAAGTAAAAGAGCCTCACCATTTTACTCAGCCCCACCGTGTGGAGGGCAGcctgctgtccctgctgctgtCTACCGAAGGTTCCTTTCTACAGAGCTGCCTCAGAGCTCAGCACTCCCTGGAAAGACTACTCCTTCCACTCAGCAGCCCCATCGAGAGGCAGCGAGGCAGCACCCAGCCTTGGCTCTGAGGATGGCACCAGACAAGCCCCACCTTGCTGTGGTGGGAAGTCCTAGCACTGCCCTAAGCAGCAGGCTAGCACGGGGCTCCTACCTGAAACACTGACCTGGGCCCGTCCTGCCAGCTCTCCCTGACCTCTGGTTGGCATTGGCCTGGCTAATGGGGTAAATCTGCAGAGCATCCATGCCAATCCTGGGGTTGAAGACCTAGTAGGGGACACAAAAGAGCTGATTAAGGACGGAGccaggggaaaggaaaagagcccTGAGACAAAGCAAACCCAGTCACCACAGAGGAAAGAACTCAGCAATGCAGGTGGCCATTGATTTGGAGCTAGGAGACTCAAGGAAGTCTCCGAGGTTTCTACATCAGTCCAGCTCTGGGGGTACCACGGAGTTACTGGAATCATCTATACCACCAAATACCACAGGATTTAGTTGGCTGAATCAAACACGTGACAAAGTCAGTGCTCACTAAATGTCAGCATACCTCTGCCACTCTCATGTAATGAACAGAGGGGACCAGGGCCTGACTTAGAGGCTCTGTGCTGAATTTACTTTGGGTGAAGACCCAGAATCCTGCCTCCTGTGTCATCCCTTACCTTTAACTTGCAGTAGCCAGAATCGATAACAAACATGATGCCGTCAACGGTCAGAGATGTCTCAGCAATGTTGGTAGCAACGATACACTTCCGGACGCCATCTGGAGCCTGGGGCCAAtcaggacacacagaggaaaggtcAGTTTTGGGGAGGCAAGAAGACTCCACTtcccatctgctcttccaggaaAGAAACATCCCTCCTCTTGCCCCCTTTGTGGGACACCAGGAGACACCCAAACTGAAGTTCCCCCATTGTACCTTCTGGAAGATTTTggcctggaggtcagaaggcaactggGAGTAGATGGGCAGCACAGCCAAGGCAGGCGCATTCTCTAGCTCCTCCAGGTGTTCCACAATCTGGTCAGAGGTCACCTAAGGCACAGGGAGGAGTTATGAGACCCTGGAGCCCTAAGCTCTCATGCATAGGGTTCACCCATCCACCCCAGTGTGTGACCATAGCACGCACCTCAATGTCCTCTTGGCCAGGCATGAAGATAAGGATGTCCCCAGGGGCCCCAGACAGGTGCACCTGCAACGATTGCTTCACCGCGGCCTCCACGTAATCCTCCTGCGGGGTCTGCAGCCCCAGGAGAGGGGTACAACAGCAGCATAGTCAGCATCCCCCAGAGGACACAGCTTTGTCACCTGACTGAGCTGCAGCACTGGACCCAGGAATGCCAGTCTCAGGCTGAACCTGATGGCTAAGGCCCTCACAAGTAGAGTGGTGTCTCCCCAGGCTCCTTACTTTAAAAACAGGGCCACAAATCTTCCTGAGAGCACAGTTCTGTGTCCACCTGAGCTGTAGGCTGCCCATCTGCCTCACGGCACTGACTAAATCCTCCCCAGCTGACTTTTAATCAGAGGATATCAAGGACACAGGCTTTGTACCTTGCTAAAGAGGATGTCAACAGGAAAAGTTCGCCCAGGGATGTGGAAGATGGGTACATTGCCAAAAAAGGCAGCAAATTTTTCTGCATCCATAGTAGCTGATGTGACAATGAGTTTCAGGTCTGAGCGGCGAGCCACAACCTAAGAGAAGGGGGTCAAGAGGGGCTCCTGTGGGCTTGAGGCCTCCAGTCTCAGCTCATGCCCACAGGTAAAGCAGAAGGCGAAGCCGGCAAACAGTGTGCTAGGTTTATAATCCAAAAGACAAGTCATGGACCTACAGCAGGAACCACAAGTCGCTCAGCTGAGTGTGAAGGCCCCAGCAGGACTGACCAGGCAACCTGAGAGTTCAGAGGAAGACTCCCCCAAAGCCCCTCAACCACAGAAGGAATAGACCCCACTGCCCTTACCTCCCGGAGCAGCCCAAAGAGCACGTCGGTGTTGAGGGACCTCTCGTGGGCCTCGTCCATGATGATGGCACTGTAGTGATCCAGATCAGCCTCCCGCAGGGACTCGCGGAGCAGGATCCCGTCAGTCATGTATTTGATCAAGGTGTTTTCAGAAGTGCAGTCTTCGAAGCGAATGGCATAACCCACCTGGGGGCCAGAGACACGGCTCAGAAATGGCCACTACTCACTCAGTAGCCCCTACAGACCACAGCCTCCAGCACAAGTAGCAGAAGTGGCAGAAGTGATCAAGACAAGGCTACGTGGCTCAGACCTCATGGCCGCTCACCTCTTCACCAAGGTTCCCCCCCATCTCTTCGCTGACTCTCTTGGCCACTGACATGGCAGCCACGCGGCGGGGCTGGGTACACCCGATCATCCCATAGTCTGTGTAGCCATCTTCATGCAGGTACTGGGTCAGCTGAGTGGTCTTGCCGCTCCCTGTCTCCCCAACCACGATCACAATGCTGTTATCTCTACAAGGAAGAGCACGCAGAGCACTCAGCGGCCTGGGTGGAAAGCCGGTCTTGAGAAAATTCCCCAAGAAGCCCAAAAAAGCCTTGGTGCCTCTAGTGAAGTCTAGCTCTCCAAGAAGCAAGCTTGACCAGAGAGCATTTCACCAGAAACCAGCCTTTTAAGGGGCCACCACATGAAATGTCAGGAGCAGAGTCAAGCTGAAGTGGACGCACTGAAGGAACTAACGTCATCTTACTTCATGCAGCATACTCTAAGCCAATCCACTAGGGGGAAAAAGTATTTCCGTTTCCCATTAGATGTGATGGCCAGTGGGGACACAGAAGAGGGGACAGCGGGGTCTGCACTGGGCACAGAGCCTGGGGACAGTACCTGATGATGGTGAGAAGCTCCTGCTGCACGGCAAAGATAGGCAGGTACTGTCTCTGCTCCAGGATTGACTTCTTCTTTGCAAACTCACTGCTGGCCTCACTCTTCTCCTTCATGTGATCTGCAAACTTCTGCTCAGTCCTGGGAAACACCACAGTGTGTGACCTCCCACACTGTCCCTCAGGTTCCTAAGAATATGAACAACTGCAAGAAGAAGCACTCAACCTCCTAGACAACAAAGCAGCCTGGGCAGCCATGACTGTGTCTCAATGGCCTAAGGACCAGGACTACGGCACAAGAGTCCATCGTCCTAACAGACAGTCCAGAGCCCTGATCAAAGCGCTGCACAGGCTCAGACTCTCAAGCGGGCAGACCGCCTGCCCTAAACAATGTGTGGCCAGAAGAGGAGCTGAAATTAGCTAGCAGGTCACTAGTTTGGAGAGAAGATACAGGGCACTCTCAGTACCAGACTTAAAGGGCTCCAAAGCCACAGgggtctcccaagttctggctaCACAGGAAAGGGCAGGTCAGAACTCCTCCTCACCTTGAGAGGGCAGCACAGCGCAAaggtctcattttcaaagaacaatGAGAACAGCTCACTTATATTTGCCTTATTTCTATGTAAGCAATCTAAGACGTGGACTTAGCCCAAGACCCTTCCGCCACCTTCCCGagagccctttcctccctcagatCTGCCCCCAAGCTACTTCAAGTTTCTATTTCTCATTTCACTTAGTCCCCCTGGTCACCTGACAACTGAAACCTAAGGGACTAAATTACCCAGAGACCAGCAAGAGCTGACCAATAATACCAACCTCTTATTTGGGGCACTTCACACAGAGTACAAAGAGTGCTAGCCAAAGACGATGGTTGCATGAAACATGGCAAAGGATGAGAAGTGGGAGGAACATCTGAACCTAGCACCTACCCAGCGCAGGGCTGCTATAAGCAGTCACTCAGCAGCTGCACAAAACCTGTAAGAGAGAAGGCACTACCAAAACAGAGAGCCCTTGTATTTTAAAAGTCCAGTGAAAGCCAGTTCCTCCTTACCATAACATACTGAAATCTGAGCAAGAAAAAAACCCTGCCTTCCCACGTGGGCACCTCAAAGAGCAGGGGTTCCCCAACAAGACTGTCTGGGGCTAAACTAGATCACCATTCCTAGCCGGGTGCCCTCAAGCAAATTCCTTAACCTCCCTGAACCTCAGCCTATACAGCCGTCACTGTAGCAGCAATGGTGACAATCCCCAGAGAAACCCAAAGTCAATATACAGGAGACTCAGAGGAAGAGATCAGAAACAGCAGAGAGTCAGAGTCACAAGCCACAACCGTGGGAGCAAACTTGCCGCTGCCAAGACTACGCACCTGTAGTCCACTTTCCCATCCTCTGTCACAGCTTTATCCggctcttcctctttcttgacACCCATTATATCTCCCAGTTTGGTCCCTGCCAGT from Acomys russatus chromosome 26, mAcoRus1.1, whole genome shotgun sequence includes the following:
- the Dhx38 gene encoding pre-mRNA-splicing factor ATP-dependent RNA helicase PRP16 is translated as MEDTGEDASIHRLEGINLSSQVGGLICKTKSAASEQHVFKAPAPRPSLLGLDLLASLKRKERQDKDDGEDKKKSRVTSYKDWEESKDEQKDAEEDGEEQAGRSSRKDRHYRPARVETPSHPGGVSEEFWERSRQRERDRREHGVYASSKEEKDRKKEKSRDRDYDRKRDRDERDRSRHSSRSERDGGSERSSRRNEPESPRHRPKDAATPSRSTWEEEDSGYGSSRRSQWESPSPTPSSRDSERSHRPSTRDRDRSVRSKYTDDTPLPTPSYKYNEWADDRRHLGSTPRLSRGRGRREDGEEGISFDTEEERQQWEDDQRQADRDWYMMDEGYDEFHNPLAYSSEDYVRRREQHLHKQKQKRISAQRRQINEDNERWETNRMLTSGVVHRLEVDEDFEEDNAAKVHLMVHNLVPPFLDGRIVFTKQPEPVIPVKDATSDLAIIARKGSQTVRKHREQKERRKAQHKHWELAGTKLGDIMGVKKEEEPDKAVTEDGKVDYRTEQKFADHMKEKSEASSEFAKKKSILEQRQYLPIFAVQQELLTIIRDNSIVIVVGETGSGKTTQLTQYLHEDGYTDYGMIGCTQPRRVAAMSVAKRVSEEMGGNLGEEVGYAIRFEDCTSENTLIKYMTDGILLRESLREADLDHYSAIIMDEAHERSLNTDVLFGLLREVVARRSDLKLIVTSATMDAEKFAAFFGNVPIFHIPGRTFPVDILFSKTPQEDYVEAAVKQSLQVHLSGAPGDILIFMPGQEDIEVTSDQIVEHLEELENAPALAVLPIYSQLPSDLQAKIFQKAPDGVRKCIVATNIAETSLTVDGIMFVIDSGYCKLKVFNPRIGMDALQIYPISQANANQRSGRAGRTGPGQCFRLYTQSAYKNELLTTTVPEIQRTNLANVVLLLKSLGVQDLLQFHFMDPPPEDNMLNSMYQLWILGALDNTGGLTSTGRLMVEFPLDPALSKMLIVSCDMGCSSEILLIVSMLSVPAIFYRPKGREEESDQIREKFAVPESDHLTYLNVYLQWKNNNYSTIWCNDHFIHAKAMRKVREVRAQLKDIMVQQRMSLASCGTDWDIVRKCICAAYFHQAAKLKGIGEYVNIRTGMPCHLHPTSSLFGMGYTPDYIVYHELVMTTKEYMQCVTAVDGEWLAELGPMFYSVKQAGKSRQENRRRAKEEASAMEEEMALAEEQLRARRQEQEKRSPLGSVRSTKIYTPGRKEQGEPMTPRRTPARFGL